From the Limibacillus sp. genome, the window TCTCAGGGAGATGTCGACATCTATGTGTCCAATGTCACCTGGACCTTCTCCCGTGATATGAAACTTCGGCTGACGCCAGCGGCGGTCCTTTATTACGATGGACAAGGCTTCATGTCTCACGCTGGCATGGCGTCAGGGCCGTTATCTGAACATCAGCCAGCCCGCGTCTGCGTCTCGCGATCAACGACCACCATCGCCAATCTTCAAGACTACATCGCCATCCACAATCTGGATTGGGAGATCCTGGCCTTCGAGTCTTCAGAAGGAAGGAACGACGCATTCTTCTCAGGTAAATGCGATCTGCTAACGACCGATGCGCTCGCTTTGGCCTTCCTGAAGGCCACGGCGGTCGACGATCCTGCGAACTATGTTCTCCATCAGGAGATCATATCCAAGGAGCCTCTCGTGGCCTATGTGCGGGATGATGACATGGTCTGGGGGAACCTGGTCCGCTGGACGGTCAACGCCACGATCCTCGCCGAGGAAAAAGGAATCACGAAGGCGAACTATCTCTCCTTCTTGGACAGCGAGGATCCATCGGTGCGGCGGCTCCTGGGTGTGGACATCACCGAAGGGACGGAAAGCATCGGGCTCGATCCTCTCTGGGCCAGGAACATTATTGCGAGCTCTGGCAACTACGGTGAAATCTTCGACAGGTACTTAGGGAACGAGAGCGCGATAGGCGTAGAGCGCGGCTCCAACAAACTTTGGAGCGATGGTGGTTTGTTGTTCAGCCCGCCATTCCGATGAGGGGAGGTCCCAGGACCTGGGGCTAGCCGATGGAACTGGAAGCAAAAATCCGCCTGAGACAGCGCATTTCAACGCTGCTCCTTGCGATCCTGTTCTGTATCGCCGTTCTCGTGCTCGGAGGACTGGCCGTGACCGCCTACCGGCTCGTCCAAATTCAACAGAATCTCGGATCCTTGCGTAACGAGGCGCTGCCGCGCCTGATCAAGCTCTCACAACTATCTCAAGATGCCGCGGCGACGATTGCGATTGCACCAGCCTTAAGTAGCGAGCCGACCCGCTTCGAATTCGAAACCCTTCTATCCAGGATAACGGACAAGCAGGCTTCGCAGAAAACGCTCATAGCCGATCTTTCGCTCTTGCTGCGAGACGAAGCCGCGGTCGGAGTAATAGAAAGGAACGGCGAAGCTCTCAGCGAGAATCTGGTGTCGCTGACCGACGTGGTGAGTCGGCAGATTGACCTTCGCAAAAGCCTTGATGAACGCATCGAGTTCTTGAGGGGAATGGCGAACAACCTCAATGGCGAAACGGGAATTCGCGGTAGTGGGCTTCTTTTGAGGTCACATGCAGCGAATGTCACTCTCTTGAACGCCCTGCTGGACCCCAATGGGGCTCGCCTTTCCCAGAACTGGCGGGCTGCAAAAACGGAAATGGGGGTATTGCGCCGTACCTTGGAGAAAGCCAACGGTGAGGCGGCCAAACTACCGCCAAACGCGCAAGATCGGCTGTTCAAGCTTTTGGACTATTGGTCGGCTCAAGAATCTCAACTGCTGGAAGACAAAAAAAGCGCGCTCTCCAACGAGTTTAAGATAAAGGCTCTTGCCGAGGAAAACTCACTGATCGCCAGCCGGTTGGTG encodes:
- a CDS encoding transporter substrate-binding domain-containing protein, encoding MFRPLLALAIFPLSLIAAIFCAPALSAGTLETVQNRGYVRCAIGNRQVGDTRIGETGYVGFFPEFCRNVAVAIFNDRNAVQLSPTLIRHGLQSISQGDVDIYVSNVTWTFSRDMKLRLTPAAVLYYDGQGFMSHAGMASGPLSEHQPARVCVSRSTTTIANLQDYIAIHNLDWEILAFESSEGRNDAFFSGKCDLLTTDALALAFLKATAVDDPANYVLHQEIISKEPLVAYVRDDDMVWGNLVRWTVNATILAEEKGITKANYLSFLDSEDPSVRRLLGVDITEGTESIGLDPLWARNIIASSGNYGEIFDRYLGNESAIGVERGSNKLWSDGGLLFSPPFR